Genomic segment of Desulfobulbaceae bacterium:
TTTTATAACACATCAGTTTTAGCCAAAAGCTGAAGATATGATTAGAAATTCGTACCAGGGACTATTGATATGAAAACACGATTACTCATAGTTGAAGATGAGTTGGATCTGTTAGATAACATGCACATTTATCTGGAATCCTTTGGGTATGAAATATCAACGGCAACAGATGGACTTAATGCTCTTGAACAAATACATAATTCAATTTTCGATATTGTTATTACTGACATAAAAATGCCCAATATGGACGGCCTGCAACTCCTTAAACATATCAAAAAAAAATGTCCTCAAACTGATGTTGTTATATCAACCGGATTCACTGGGGAATACAGCTATATGGATGTAATTAATGCCGGGGCTATCGACTACATTACAAAACCATTTCTTAAAGAAGAGTTTCAAGCGAAAATAAACCGCGTTATCCGTGAACGTAATGTCTTGAAAAAACTTAAGGAAGAACTCAGCAAACGAAAACAAACTGAGGAGAGGCTGAGTAAGTATCAAGATGACCTTGAAAAGCAGGTGCGGTACCGAACCGATGAGCTTAGTCTTAATCGTGAATTATTAGGGTCCATTAATCGAGCCCAATCACAGTTCATTGTCGAAACCAAGGTTGAAAAGTTGTTCGAAGATCTTCTCCGTGACCTTCTTTTGTTAACCAAGAGTGAATATGGTTATATCGGAGAGGTTCATCATACCGACCAAGGTGTTCCATATCTAAAAACCCACGCGATTACAAATATTGCATGGAATGAGGAGACTAGTGATTTTTTTGAAAAAAATTCTCCCACCGGCATGGAATTTCGTAACCTTAAGACCCTTTTTGGAACTGTATTGAACACTGGGGAGGCGGTTATTTCTAATGATCCAGCTACCGACCATAGGCGGGGAGGCCTTCCAGAAGGACATCCTCCTTTGAATAAATTTATGGCGCTGCCGTTTTTCCATGGCGATAAATTTATTGGCATGGTGGGTATTGCTAATCGTCCAGGCGGATATGATAAAAAGATTGTCACGTTTCTTCAGCCCTTTTTAGCAATATGTGCCATTATCATTCACAGCTACAGGATAAACCAGAACCGCTTGCAAGCAGAGCAGGAATTGCGAGAAGCCCATGGAAAACTTGAAGCGAGAGTAGAAGAACGTACTGCAGAACTTCAACTGGCTAAAAAAGCGGCTGAGGATGCAAATCATGCAAAAAGCGAGTTCCTTGCTAACATGAGTCATGAAATCAGAACGCCAATGAATGCCATTTTAGGGATGAATCGACTGGCTCTTGAATCGGTCAGTAGTCCAGAACCACGTGAATATTTAGAAATAGTGCAGCAGTCCGCAGAAGCACTTCTTGCCCTGATTAATGACATCCTGGATTTTTCTAAAATTGAAGCAGGCCAAATTAGTTTGGATGAGGTACCTTTTGACTTAGATAGTGTATTAGTTGCAGCTACCCAAACCCTAGCAGTTAAAGCCCAGGAAAAAGCTTTAGAATTAAAAAAATATCACCTACCTGTCGGGTTACATACGGCATTACTGGGTGACGAATATAGATTGCGTCAGATTCTACTTAATTTAATTGGTAATGCAATTAAGTTTACTGAAACTGGTGGGATCAGCATTGAAGTGGAAGAAGTATCTCACGATGAAAATGAAATTGTTCTCCAGTTTTGTGTCAAAGATACAGGCATTGGTTTACCTCCAAAGGAGCACAATCATATCTTTGATAAGTTTGCCCAGGTAGATAGCAGTGTGACAAGAAAATTCGGTGGAACAGGACTTGGTTTGGCAATCTCTAAAAAGATCACTGAATTGTTGGATGGAAAAATATGGGTAGAAAGTGAATTAGGTAAAGGTAGCTCGTTTTTCTTCACAGCTCGTTACTTAAAATGTGACCCAAGTTTAGTTCAAAGTAAGTCTCCTAATGTGTCTGGAAAATTATTTTTACCACCATTGGATATTCTTCTTGTTGAGGACAATCAATTCAACCGAGATCTAGCCCAAATAGTACTAGCAAAGGAAGGTCATACAGTAATTTGTGCTAAAAATGGCATAGAGGCTTTAGAAAAGCTGACCGAAGGCAATTATGATGTAATTCTAATGGACATCCAGATGCCGGAGTTAGATGGGATTGAAACCACCATGTTCATAAGAAAGTGTGAAAGCAAAGCAGATATTTCTTCGAAAACCCACCATAAGCTGCTTCTTCGTGTCCAAAACAGTATAAGAGGGATGCGGATACCAATTGTTGCCATGACAGCAAATGCCATGGCCGGTGATCGAAGAAAATGTATTGACGTCGGCATGGATGATTATGTTACAAAACCATTCCAACCAGAGGAGGTTCTTCAAGTAATCGCTCGAGTTACTGGCAAAAATTTGCTGCACAAAGAGACAATTGGCTCTACTCAAAAAGAAGAAAAAAGGGGTGGACAGTGTGAGCTTGTAAAAACTGAAGAGGTTCGTAAACATCTTGTCGAGAAGTATGGGATCCCTATTGAGCATATAGACGTGATGCTGGAGAAGGCCCAAAAATCTTTGGTCGAAGAATTGAACAATGCAGAAGAAGCAATTATTCTGGGTGAATTAGATTCACTAAGCCGTGCAGCCCACAGCATAAAAGGTGTTTTGAATAATATGGGGCTCAATTGTTTTGCAAATCTTGCGAATCGAATTGAACATAAGCAAGTGCGAGAGATGG
This window contains:
- a CDS encoding response regulator, whose amino-acid sequence is MKTRLLIVEDELDLLDNMHIYLESFGYEISTATDGLNALEQIHNSIFDIVITDIKMPNMDGLQLLKHIKKKCPQTDVVISTGFTGEYSYMDVINAGAIDYITKPFLKEEFQAKINRVIRERNVLKKLKEELSKRKQTEERLSKYQDDLEKQVRYRTDELSLNRELLGSINRAQSQFIVETKVEKLFEDLLRDLLLLTKSEYGYIGEVHHTDQGVPYLKTHAITNIAWNEETSDFFEKNSPTGMEFRNLKTLFGTVLNTGEAVISNDPATDHRRGGLPEGHPPLNKFMALPFFHGDKFIGMVGIANRPGGYDKKIVTFLQPFLAICAIIIHSYRINQNRLQAEQELREAHGKLEARVEERTAELQLAKKAAEDANHAKSEFLANMSHEIRTPMNAILGMNRLALESVSSPEPREYLEIVQQSAEALLALINDILDFSKIEAGQISLDEVPFDLDSVLVAATQTLAVKAQEKALELKKYHLPVGLHTALLGDEYRLRQILLNLIGNAIKFTETGGISIEVEEVSHDENEIVLQFCVKDTGIGLPPKEHNHIFDKFAQVDSSVTRKFGGTGLGLAISKKITELLDGKIWVESELGKGSSFFFTARYLKCDPSLVQSKSPNVSGKLFLPPLDILLVEDNQFNRDLAQIVLAKEGHTVICAKNGIEALEKLTEGNYDVILMDIQMPELDGIETTMFIRKCESKADISSKTHHKLLLRVQNSIRGMRIPIVAMTANAMAGDRRKCIDVGMDDYVTKPFQPEEVLQVIARVTGKNLLHKETIGSTQKEEKRGGQCELVKTEEVRKHLVEKYGIPIEHIDVMLEKAQKSLVEELNNAEEAIILGELDSLSRAAHSIKGVLNNMGLNCFANLANRIEHKQVREMEDLKHALSEQLRVLRKGLSGLL